Proteins found in one Triticum aestivum cultivar Chinese Spring chromosome 4D, IWGSC CS RefSeq v2.1, whole genome shotgun sequence genomic segment:
- the LOC123096485 gene encoding CBL-interacting protein kinase 15: protein MQLEAMANRGKILMERYELGRLLGKGTFGKVHYARSLESNRSVAIKMLDKEKVLKVGLSEQIRREVTTMRLVAHKNIVQLHEVMATRNKIYFVMEYVKGGELFDKVAKSGKLTEGAAHKYFQQLISAVDYCHSQGVYHRDLKLENLLLDENENLKVSDFGLSALSESKRQDGLLHTTCGTPAYVAPEVISKTGYDGAKSDIWSCGVILFVLVAGYLPFHGSNLMDMYRKIEQGDFRCPGWFSHKLQKLLLKILDPNPSTRASIQKIKESTWFRKGPRGTLAVKERTPSENVITNAPPTAGVRPRKNTHEDVKPLMVTNLNAFEIISFSTGFDLSGLFIQEDCRKETRFTSDKPASTIISKLEYVAKALNLRVRKKDNGVVKMQARKEGRNGAVQLDMEIFEITPSHHLIEMKQTSGDPLEYRELLEDIRPALKDIVWAWHGDDHQQQLE, encoded by the coding sequence ATGCAGCTTGAAGCCATGGCAAACAGagggaagattctaatggagcggTACGAGCTGGGAAGATTGTTGGGGAAAGGAACATTCGGCAAGGTGCACTATGCAAGGAGCCTAGAGTCGAACCGAAGCGTCGCCATAAAGATGCTGGACAAGGAGAAGGTGCTCAAGGTTGGGCTCTCGGAGCAAATCAGGCGTGAGGTCACAACCATGCGGTTGGTGGCACACAAGAACATTGTTCAGCTTCATGAGGTCATGGCGACACGAAACAAAATATACTTTGTCATGGAGTATGTGAAAGGCGGTGAGCTCTTTGACAAGGTTGCAAAGAGTGGCAAGCTCACAGAGGGTGCTGCACATAAGTATTTCCAGCAGCTCATCAGTGCAGTGGATTACTGCCACAGCCAAGGCGTGTATCACCGGGATCTCAAGCTGGAGAACCTGCTCCTGGATGAGAATGAGAACCTTAAGGTCTCGGATTTTGGATTGAGCGCCCTTTCAGAGTCAAAGAGGCAAGATGGCTTGCTCCACACCACCTGCGGAACACCCGCATATGTAGCTCCGGAGGTCATCAGCAAGACAGGTTACGATGGTGCAAAATCAGATATCTGGTCTTGTGGTGTTATCCTTTTTGTTCTTGTTGCTGGTTATCTCCCTTTCCATGGTTCCAACTTGATGGACATGTACCGGAAGATTGAGCAAGGAGATTTCAGGTGCCCCGGCTGGTTCTCACACAAACTCCAGAAGCTCTTGCTCAAGATCCTGGACCCCAATCCAAGCACCAGGGCATCTATCCAGAAGATAAAAGAGTCTACCTGGTTCCGGAAAGGTCCAAGGGGCACCCTTGCAGTGAAGGAGAGAACTCCCAGTGAGAATGTCATCACAAATGCTCCTCCTACAGCTGGTGTGAGGCCAAGGAAGAACACTCATGAAGATGTGAAGCCCCTAATGGTGACAAACTTAAATGCCTTTGAGATCATCTCCTTCTCCACGGGGTTTGACCTGTCCGGCCTATTCATCCAAGAGGACTGCAGAAAGGAGACAAGGTTCACTTCAGACAAGCCTGCTTCAACCATCATCTCGAAGCTGGAATATGTTGCGAAGGCGCTGAATCTCAGGGTAAGGAAGAAGGACAATGGCGTGGTGAAGATGCAAGCGAGGAAGGAGGGAAGGAATGGTGCTGTACAGTTAGACATGGAGATCTTCGAGATCACACCTTCCCACCACCTCATTGAGATGAAACAAACAAGTGGTGATCCGCTGGAGTACCGGGAGCTATTGGAGGACATCCGGCCAGCGCTGAAGGACATAGTCTGGGCCTGGCACGGAGATGACCACCAGCAGCAGCTAGAGTAG